The following proteins come from a genomic window of Desulfurellaceae bacterium:
- a CDS encoding NTP transferase domain-containing protein, with product MNNQTPRLDASALILAGGKSSRMGRTKALLPFGGEPLIAHTVRSLAARFADIVVVAAPGQDLPQLPVTLVHDTVAHQGPVGGIYYGLQATRRSVCFVTSCDAPFLNLELVAWLVSLSTDYDVVVPVWQDRLQPLHAVYRRSLLPRLRAQLTRGQLRPVALYDTVRTRRVDPQEIRRLDPQGHSFRNLNSPEDYQAALELWPSLHQRVRCTVELFGVARLRAKTGVVSLSLPSGADLASVLAALADRLPALRGSVLSQDARRLGRGFACNVNGEAFITDMRTPVGEGDSVLIVSSDAGG from the coding sequence ATGAACAACCAGACACCACGGCTGGACGCCTCGGCGTTGATTCTGGCCGGGGGCAAAAGCTCCCGCATGGGGCGAACCAAGGCTCTGTTGCCGTTTGGTGGGGAGCCGCTGATCGCGCACACGGTCCGCAGCCTGGCCGCCCGCTTTGCGGATATCGTGGTGGTGGCCGCCCCGGGACAAGATCTGCCGCAGCTGCCGGTGACCCTGGTCCACGACACGGTCGCCCACCAGGGCCCGGTCGGGGGGATCTATTACGGCTTGCAGGCCACCCGCCGGTCAGTGTGTTTTGTCACCTCATGCGATGCCCCGTTTCTGAATCTGGAGCTGGTGGCGTGGCTGGTGTCGCTCAGCACCGACTACGATGTTGTGGTTCCGGTCTGGCAGGATCGCTTGCAGCCCCTGCACGCCGTATACCGACGTAGCCTGCTTCCCCGGCTGCGTGCCCAGCTTACGCGCGGCCAGCTGCGACCGGTTGCGCTGTACGACACGGTTCGGACCCGGCGGGTCGATCCCCAGGAAATCCGCCGGCTCGATCCCCAGGGCCACAGCTTTCGCAATCTGAACAGCCCTGAAGACTATCAGGCTGCCCTGGAGCTGTGGCCGAGCCTGCATCAGCGTGTGAGGTGTACGGTTGAGCTGTTCGGGGTCGCCCGACTTCGGGCCAAGACCGGTGTGGTGTCGCTGAGCCTCCCGTCCGGGGCCGACCTGGCCTCCGTGCTGGCCGCCTTGGCCGACCGCCTGCCGGCCCTGCGCGGGTCGGTGCTGAGCCAAGACGCCCGGCGACTGGGCCGGGGCTTTGCGTGTAATGTGAACGGCGAGGCCTTCATCACGGACATGCGGACGCCGGTGGGCGAGGGGGATAGCGTGCTGATCGTGTCGAGTGACGCGGGTGGCTGA